The genomic window CTGTTCCTACTTCTGCTACattcaaattttatttttcttaatccTTCCTCTGTACATCCATTCTTCTTGTTAATCTCCTTCTcaacaatattataattctccttattataatattcattacTTCCTTTCTGTTTATTGCAGTCCACTGTTTTGTCATTACTACAATTGTGTTCTTCCCCCCAAGATTCAATTCCTTTTTCTGTTATATCATTGCTTGCAAAGACATCCATGCAACGAACTGTatcttttttcaaattacacactttatcaaatattttattacaactATAATACTTTCCATCTTCGTAAGTTTTTCGATATAATACACAATGCAtgttatttccattttttatttttttctctatatcctttttttccttagaTTGTTCATCCTtgcaattttgttttttgacCCCTGAAGATAATGAGAATGCACTGCTTTCTGAGTTGCTACTTCTGAGacaccttttttttcttctttcatcgatccttatatttattattttattcattcttTTGTTCATTCCTTTAATTGttcctttatttattttattactccttttatttcttctctTTTCTGTATTGCTACTTTTATCCGTATCATTACTACTAAAGAGGAGGTACTTCCTTTTCAGTTTGTTTCTTTTATGCTTTATTTCATGTTCCACAGGAACATCAATACTGCTCTCTGAGTTGCTACTAAACAagctttttttcttttcgtaTGTTGTctctctttttatttcatgtCCCATAGACACAACTTCACTCCCCTCTGAATTGCTACTAAACAagcttttcttcttttcatATATTGTCTCTCTTTTTACTTCATCTTTTACAGTTATGTTGTTATGTCTATCCAAATTGGGGCTAAATAAAGgttcctttctttttttttttttttttttttttttgacttgttcatttttttcaaatattttattactactactttCCGAATTGCTGTCAAATaagttcatttttatttcttttgtttcttttttttttttttgccgcAAAATGGTATAAAAaactccaaaaaaaaaaaaaaaaaaaaaagaagatggAGAGATGTATTCttgttaatatttgtttattaaaaatacgtATAATGAAACCTCCTGTTTAACCCTACAAATGTGTCCATTTTTCGATTGTTcaagtattattataaaaaatgtatgttaaacaaaaaaaaaaaaaaaaatgcaagaagaaaaaataaaagctcAATATAAATGATCTTCCCTCACAACAccatttattaattcatttatgatataataaatatgtacttaatatgtatgtgcatatgtacgtatgatttatatatatcgcTAAAAGCCCAAAGAAAATTATCACACATAAATACACATCCTCCAATGTGTAAAAAGTGAATGGAAAAGATTAATTTAGATCTTTACTGAAATGGGGAAAGAATGGATATGTTCACCTACATACATTCAAAAGAATAGGACAAAAAATTATCACTAAACAGATATGGTAACTTTAAGCAAATTAGTTTCCTTGTTTTACTTCACACAATTGTTTATTCATTTGGTCGtttattatttccattaCACGTATATGCGTTTACTCATGTTTGTGCACTTGTTTTGTAAAGAGCACATTTGAATAATGGGAACGTACACTGTTAATTGCCACGTTTGAGTTTTACAATATggagaatttttttttttttttttttttttaccttgcCTGTGCAggataattttaattaaaaggtAAAGAAGTGATCAAGTAAACAATCGAACGATTGAACAATTGGCGaagtaaattattaacaaagtGAAGAAGTGGAGAATCTAAACCCGGAAAATCACTTTTCTCCCCCAATTTCTTACCAGTGGTCAGCTCAACTGACATATTTACGTTAACCCCTCTGtgcaattatttttttcattaatacataattaaGAATAAATGTACTTAAAATAAGTATCTTAAACATGACTAAGAACAAATGTATAGGTAATGAAAAAGTTATAACTCCTATCATCAACAAAGGAGCCATCAAGCCGGTCGAAATAAAGAGCATTCACGAATTACAGTACGAGTTAAATATCAAAATTtacacaaacatatatacgtataataCACTGTGTAatggtatatttatatgtagaGGTATTAATGGAATTACTGGTAAAAAGAACAGCGGGAAAAGCAGTCTTTGTTCCCACATTtgtgtaaatttattttttaatgacttattacacttttttcatcttttctATTCAACGTACTTtgattttgaaaattttttacataagaaaaatatagaaaataaattctcttccaaaatatcaaaaaatttaaagaatcTAAGAAAAGAGTTTAATATTGAAAGTACAAATTTTCAAGAGTTAAATCAGCTGCTAAATTATTTCACCCTTTTATTTATAGacttatatgataaaaaggtaaaggaaaagaatgcaggatttttattaaattataacagaatttataacaataaccagttttctaaaaaaagaattatttacataGACCTAGATAACAGTTTTTACATTGAAAGatacaaaaatatgatttattcctctatagaaaaaataaaaaaattaataaatacttatattaaTTTCTGTGGTGagaaaaattcttttttatttttattactactgGACAGTTCTAATTTCTATCAAAAACAACAGCtgtttaacatatataaaaattatactaaaGAATGGTACCTGTTCATAAATCTATTtaatcattatttaaataaatacattgaTGATATTACCTTCTTTGatgttttcaaaaatttacaaatcttaaaaattttcaatttttctgAACTTGTTAATGTTGTTCATTTTATATGTGACCATGTTGAAAAATACGCTCATCCTAAAACTAACcattttaacaaatatataccttCAGATTTGGGGGCGGTAGTATTGGACAACTTAAATTATTTGCACAAAAGCAACACAGTAAACGATATGCAGTTAACAAATGCGCAGTTAAAAGATAAGCAGCCAAATGATGAGCAGCCAAATGATGAGCAGCCAAACAATGAGCAGCCAAACAATGAGCAGCCAAATAATGAGCAGTCAAACAATGAGCAGCCAAACAATGAGCAGCCAAACAATGAGCAGCCAAATGATGAGCAGCCAAATGATGAGCAGCCAAATAATAAGCAGCTAAATAGTAAGCATCTAAACAATAAGCATTTAAACAATAAGAAGCTAAATACCGAGCAGCTAAATAATGAGCTTAAATGTTTGTTAATGAAACTGTCCAAACTATCTACAGAACATAAAATTTGCGTTTTGATAACAAATAATgatagtaaatattttaaaaaacatgaCGAACatttcaataaaatttacTCAAAATATGTGTACCACCACATAATTGTAAGATTCATTAATCAAAAGAATTTATTTGAGCATAATTATCCTACGAAAAAggaaagcaaaaaaaatgacTGCTACACCCCGTCAAGTGATGAAGGGTCAGATGAAATGGCGGAAAATCATGATGATAACTTCTGTACAAAAAGATATAACCAGAGATacataaagataaaaaaaaaaggtaaagaCAACATATgcttttttgaaataaatgaatacgGAATTGAAACCTTGTTGCACTAATATCCTAAAAAGTGTGTCCCTACTAGTGAGCAAGCAACTGTGTGTGCATTTAAGTAACGAAttcagaaatataaaataaattaaaataaataaataaacaagtaaacaaataaacatctaaacaaataaacatctaaacaaataaacagctaaacaaataaacagctaaacaaataaacagctaaacaaataaacagctaaacaaataaacagctaaacaaataaacagctaaacaaataaacagctaaacaaataaataattgtatataaaaattaccccaaaaatgaacagaaaaaggaaagaatataaaatataaaaaacttgCTTCcagttataataaataaatatattgtacaTGTACTTTCTTCAAATTCTCGAAGAATAACCAGTGTGTGTCATTGAAAAAGCCCCACTTGTATTTACAAAAtcgtcaaaaaaaaaaaaggtaactGTTTTGCACATTTTTACACAAAActgaaattttaaatagcTTTTCATAACTctgcataattttatatgtattttttttttttcttttaaatataagaaaatgccaattttttttttgaacaattcacatccttttttctttttttctattcatGTTATCACAATTTCATTTATAGTCaatgtatatgtgcattttTAAAGGAGccctttaaaatataaaaagggcATATGACATTACTACAAAAGGAGTGATAGTAACAAAAACGTTTATTTGGAaaagtaaattaaataatttttactttaatacatataaacatatatatatataaacatatgtatgtatgtatacatatatatatatatatatatatatatatatatatatatatatatatatatttttttttttttccgtttaataaaaatgacatGACTATATTCACTATTAATAAAGTTCAATTCGCTGTTAGCGCTTAATAATTAAATCTGTGTTGTTTTCCCATAAACGTAAGcataatataaacattttctacatgaaaaaaatataacagcaTATGTATTATCCTtgtttcttctcttttttttttttacatttacttttttatgcaataaaattttattttgccgAAAAATGCAACTAGTATAAACTCGCATAATTTCTTCTTATtacattttcataaaaataaataagcacatatatacttacacatgcacacacatatatatacacatataaaagCATATTTTGTACAAACACATACAcacctatatatatgtatatatatatacatacacttCTCCACTTTGTATGCACCAGTGCAACGTACAAAGGTATCATATAACAACGGAtttccttaaaaaaataatcaattCTTTATGATGATAATTCCTTCACagcaataattttttcctgaCCACAAGCAGATAGGACACTAACTAAAACTGATTTTCCACTATCAAATAAATTACGTATTTGTTTAGCTACTTCATCAAAATTTCCTTCCGAATCTTTTGGTAAACTTAAATCATCTTTTGTATCACCATTTTCGTACAGTAAAGAAACAAAACCATCCTCCGTAATATCAATTAACTGCAATTCCGTTCTTTTAACAACAGGTACATCCATGTTATGGGATGTAGGACATatatcttcatattttttaccaGTAAAAATATCAATACCTACAATGTGTGCTTTTGCATGACCATGTTTTCCAGTTTTGGATGTTGAATAATCAACAACTTTACATGGATGCTCTTTTAACATGACAtgcccatttttttttattgcacCCGCCTGCACAGGATAGGTTTGTGATGCTCCTGCATCAATATTATCATATGTTTCGTGATCTGACATGTTCAGGTAATTTTTTACGCAATtgtaaacaaatttttacGCAATtgtaaacaaatttttacGCAATtgtaaacaaatttttacGCAATTGTATACACACTTTTTTACTCAATTTTTTACGCAATTTTATTcgtgattttttttttttttttttaattagctatttttaaaaatggatattatatatataaatatatatgcatatatatatatatttgtatgtacgtTTATATCTACTTTTtcccatatatatttttaccctttattaaatatacatatataaacttatatatacttatacatttataaatacaaaataaaataatgcataAAATGTGTGATATATAAACAGTgacaaataattttcttttaaaataagttATACTTAAAGGGtactctttttatttttttactactttaaattttataaaatatttattattttacattattttatatattattattattataatgtgTTTAACTTTAAAGAgaagaataaattatgtattgaTGCGATGCAGCAATTAGTACTATTACTGtgctaatatttttgttaaaatcgttctttttatatactatctgtatgcatatttatttttttaatattgctGAAAAAATGGggttctttatttatttatgaaatatcCTCTATTTTATAAATCATACTTTTAAAGATAGGTTTATTtaagtacataaatatataaatatgcatatacataaatatatatatatattttttaaagaattaaatCGTAAAAATGTTATTCCTTTTATACGCAGAAATTTGCTATACGCAAAACAGATTAAAATGATGcattttgtacatataaaatataaaaaaaaatataaataaattatttaattatgttatGTACTATGTGACATCCTACTATgtgtattaaataaaaaaaaaaaagagtttttaaaaaaaaaaaaaaaaaaagagaaagctTAAACGAgccttatatataatattatgcttatattatatatgtacgaatagcatatgtacgtatgcacgtatatatatatatatatatatatgtatatgctttTTTACTGATACACTACCGTGTAAGCAAAATTCAGTactcatataaaaataacactTGTGTATAAccgttttatttttttgtattaaaaaaatagttgtAAAAAAATGTCAATTTTTGTTCCCTATTTTTGAACTCACCAAGGTTTTAATTTATTGGGGTTTGTTTGACTCGTAAGGAGTCTCAATCATGATgatagaattatatatatttatgttattatgcaaaatatttttcttatttattttaataatacgcATAAGATGATATGTACCGTATGGAATAAATATAGAggaagaataataaaatatgaacattACTGCATTGTTTGTTAcgtgtttaatatataaagtgCTTTTGCGTTTGTTATTATGTAATAAGGCAAATTTGTAATGTAAAGAGCAGTCATTTGAAGCTGCTACATAATTAGTtgaacataattatatacatgagTGCGTacataatattcttttacatGCGTATTACGTTtgcatacatattatatgcaCTCTTGCATAGGAGTATATAGTAGTGTAACACCATTCAAACGAGCAGCTTGTTCAGATAACTGCGtaacatttttaacatttcgtgtattttttttaatcactttttatttacacaTGGTAcaaaaacatgaaaaaaataaaacaaaaaatttatattttacacaattaaggaaaaagtaatttttgcgatcatatataataatagttgGTGCCATATTGTACACATAGataattacattttattttattaaaaaaaattgtatattaatatattgcGATTACAATGGAAGCATGGTTACAAGATGCGCTTTTCGCACgttaacatat from Plasmodium malariae genome assembly, chromosome: 13 includes these protein-coding regions:
- the PmUG01_13014400 gene encoding conserved Plasmodium protein, unknown function → MTKNKCIGNEKVITPIINKGAIKPVEIKSIHELQYELNIKIYTNIYTYNTLCNGIFICRGINGITGKKNSGKSSLCSHICVNLFFNDLLHFFHLFYSTYFDFENFLHKKNIENKFSSKISKNLKNLRKEFNIESTNFQELNQLLNYFTLLFIDLYDKKVKEKNAGFLLNYNRIYNNNQFSKKRIIYIDLDNSFYIERYKNMIYSSIEKIKKLINTYINFCGEKNSFLFLLLLDSSNFYQKQQLFNIYKNYTKEWYLFINLFNHYLNKYIDDITFFDVFKNLQILKIFNFSELVNVVHFICDHVEKYAHPKTNHFNKYIPSDLGAVVLDNLNYLHKSNTVNDMQLTNAQLKDKQPNDEQPNDEQPNNEQPNNEQPNNEQSNNEQPNNEQPNNEQPNDEQPNDEQPNNKQLNSKHLNNKHLNNKKLNTEQLNNELKCLLMKLSKLSTEHKICVLITNNDSKYFKKHDEHFNKIYSKYVYHHIIVRFINQKNLFEHNYPTKKESKKNDCYTPSSDEGSDEMAENHDDNFCTKRYNQRYIKIKKKGKDNICFFEINEYGIETLLH
- the EIF5A gene encoding eukaryotic translation initiation factor 5A, putative, with the protein product MSDHETYDNIDAGASQTYPVQAGAIKKNGHVMLKEHPCKVVDYSTSKTGKHGHAKAHIVGIDIFTGKKYEDICPTSHNMDVPVVKRTELQLIDITEDGFVSLLYENGDTKDDLSLPKDSEGNFDEVAKQIRNLFDSGKSVLVSVLSACGQEKIIAVKELSS